A genome region from Alistipes dispar includes the following:
- a CDS encoding alpha/beta fold hydrolase, whose translation MTEKFIMAGRTALHVCDSERGDRCVVLLHGYLESLLVWEEFVPYLYKHVRVVMLDLPGHGISVVAGEVHTMEYLADTVADGLRALGIARCTAVGHSMGGYVALALCERHPELLDGVVLLSSTPNPDTPEKAENRRREIALVRAGRKDALARVAPEAGFAEENRPRMKDAIEDLAEQVFVTEDEGIVALLNGMIARKDQNDMLRASKVPQLFILGRRDGYIPVETAERMAAAHPQARVAWLEHSGHMGFLEEPEATAQAILGFVRETGGPAE comes from the coding sequence ATGACCGAAAAATTCATCATGGCGGGGCGGACGGCCCTGCACGTCTGCGACTCGGAACGGGGCGACCGGTGCGTCGTGCTGTTGCACGGCTACCTCGAATCGCTGCTGGTCTGGGAGGAGTTCGTACCTTATCTTTACAAGCACGTCCGCGTGGTGATGCTCGACCTGCCGGGCCACGGCATCTCGGTCGTCGCGGGAGAGGTTCACACGATGGAGTATCTGGCCGACACGGTGGCCGACGGACTCCGGGCGCTGGGCATCGCCCGCTGCACGGCGGTCGGGCATTCGATGGGCGGCTACGTCGCCCTGGCCCTCTGCGAACGCCATCCCGAACTGCTCGACGGCGTGGTGCTGCTCAGCTCCACGCCCAACCCCGACACGCCGGAGAAGGCCGAAAACCGCCGCCGCGAAATCGCCCTCGTCCGGGCCGGCAGGAAGGACGCGCTGGCCCGGGTGGCCCCGGAAGCCGGATTCGCCGAGGAGAACCGCCCGCGGATGAAAGACGCCATAGAGGATCTCGCCGAGCAGGTGTTCGTCACCGAAGACGAGGGCATCGTCGCCCTGCTCAACGGCATGATCGCCCGCAAGGACCAGAACGACATGCTGCGCGCCTCGAAGGTCCCGCAGCTCTTCATCCTCGGACGCCGGGACGGCTACATTCCCGTCGAGACCGCCGAAAGGATGGCGGCCGCCCATCCGCAGGCACGGGTCGCCTGGCTCGAACACAGCGGACACATGG